A DNA window from Arachis hypogaea cultivar Tifrunner chromosome 18, arahy.Tifrunner.gnm2.J5K5, whole genome shotgun sequence contains the following coding sequences:
- the LOC140181502 gene encoding uncharacterized protein → MDGTVALLKTSLVCVGDEVDESIKYFHRLFWTFPPCVDGTHLYGKYGGTLLLAIAQDRNSNILPVAFALVEGENAESLAFFLPHLCQHVTPQEEILVISDRHNCVKATLEAPDSGWQSPHAYQAYCIRHVAANFALSFKDQDARRMLVNAAYAKTEAEFDYGFDIMRTKNPAMCDWANRLEYDTWTQHQDGGSRFGYMTMNISECVYSVLKGTRNLPVTTLVKSTYGRLAELFVIRGYQSEYTVAETTLTGNFSLGTYRVSLRDRTCDYGYFQALHYPCCHAIASCAQS, encoded by the exons ATGGATGGAACGGTAGCTTTGTTGAAGACTTCTCTAGTGTGTGTAGGTGATGAGGTTGATGAGTCTATAAAGTACTTTCATCGACTTTTCTGGACATTCCCTCCATGCGTTGACGGTACACATCTGTATGGGAAGTATGGCGGGACTTTGCTTCTGGCTATTGCGCAAGATAGAAACTCGAATATATTGCCAGTTGCCTTTGCACTTGTTGAGGGAGAGAATGCTGAGTCGTTGGCTTTTTTCTTACCCCACTTGTGTCAACATGTGACCCCACAAGAAGAGATTCTGGTGATCTCTGACAGACACAACTGCGTTAAGGCTACACTGGAGGCACCAGACAGTGGTTGGCAATCGCCTCATGCATATCAAGCATATTGCATTCGACACGTTGCGGCTAATTTTGCTCTCAGTTTCAAGGATCAGGATGCAAGGCGGATGCTCGTGAATGCGGCGTATGCCAAAACTGAGGCCGAGTTTGACTACGGATTTGATATTATGAGGACGAAGAATCCAGCTATGTGTGATTGGGCCAATCGACTGGAGTACGATACGTGGACCCAACACCAAGATGGAGGCAGTCGGTTCGGCTACATGACGATGAACATATCCGAGTGTGTTTACTCTGTATTGAAGGGGACACGGAATCTGCCAGTTACTACACTTGTGAAATCCACATACGGGAGGTTGGCAGAGCTTTTTGTCATCCGAGG ATATCAGTCTGAGTATACCGTGGCTGAGACGACTCTTACCGGTAACTTTTCGCTTGGAACGTATCGGGTTTCCCTCAGAGATCGCACTTGTGACTACGGGTACTTTCAAGCTCTCCATTACCCGTGCTGCCATGCAATTGCAAGTTGTGCTCAGTCCTGA